One genomic region from Terriglobus aquaticus encodes:
- the hslV gene encoding ATP-dependent protease subunit HslV — protein sequence MPTKKTPANRAQTHLQHHPYDLGLGPDGTRRRIRSTTVLCVRRDGKVVMAADGQVTMGSAVMKQGARKLRRLYNDKVLAGFAGSTADAFSLFSRFEGKLEQFAGNLPRAAVELAKEWRTDKLLRQLDALLLVADTDHIFLLGGNGDVIEPDVTAGGAIMTIGSGGSFAQSAAQALLENTDLPARAIVEKAMKIASEICIYTNANFAIEEL from the coding sequence ATGCCTACGAAGAAAACGCCCGCAAACCGGGCACAGACTCACCTGCAGCACCACCCGTACGATTTGGGCCTTGGCCCTGACGGCACACGCCGCCGCATCCGTTCGACCACGGTACTGTGCGTGCGCCGCGACGGCAAGGTGGTCATGGCGGCCGATGGCCAGGTGACCATGGGATCGGCCGTGATGAAGCAGGGCGCGCGCAAGCTGCGGCGCTTGTACAACGATAAGGTGCTGGCTGGTTTTGCCGGATCGACCGCCGATGCGTTCTCCCTGTTCAGTCGATTTGAAGGCAAGCTGGAGCAATTCGCCGGAAACCTGCCACGCGCTGCCGTGGAGCTCGCCAAGGAGTGGCGCACCGACAAGCTCTTGCGCCAGTTGGACGCGCTGCTGCTGGTGGCGGACACGGATCATATCTTCCTGCTTGGCGGCAACGGCGACGTGATCGAGCCGGACGTCACGGCGGGCGGCGCCATCATGACCATCGGCTCGGGCGGTTCGTTTGCCCAGTCGGCTGCGCAGGCTCTGCTGGAAAACACCGACCTGCCGGCCCGCGCCATCGTCGAAAAAGCGATGAAGATCGCGTCCGAGATCTGCATCTACACCAACGCGAACTTCGCCATCGAGGAGCTGTAA